The following are encoded in a window of Negativicutes bacterium genomic DNA:
- the hemZ gene encoding coproporphyrinogen dehydrogenase HemZ: MAKNGDVCQMKPWGQLNGVRPGKIVHKLWQQGKTDAEILRHLQENDQVSPAKSLLLLRVCQEERLAFTANFPVEKKIGIYLGIPFCPSRCVYCSFASHPIGKVQALVQPFCDQLLREVEATVDAFPEMRQRTDQIYIGGGTPACLSGEQVETLLDCLQRNFPRATEITFEGGRPELMTEALLRRLQGRVSRICINPQSLQTKTLQRIGRFHTAHQVEQALNTARRLGFSWINMDLIAGLPAESRAEFDEGLQQILQWRPENITIHALALKRASRLHQDQAMLRQLDHQVTAGMIDDSQNLLARHGYLAYYLYRQRDILAGAENIGYTLPGFASHYNILMIAERMNIIGFGVGAASKFMLQQAGERKPYRVANPKDVYIYLQRGEENAVKKFAFLEKILRGDQLDD, translated from the coding sequence ATGGCTAAAAATGGCGATGTCTGTCAAATGAAACCATGGGGGCAACTGAACGGGGTACGTCCGGGTAAGATCGTGCACAAATTATGGCAGCAAGGCAAAACAGATGCGGAGATTTTACGCCATCTGCAGGAAAACGATCAGGTCAGCCCAGCCAAAAGTCTGCTGCTGCTGCGCGTCTGTCAGGAGGAAAGGCTTGCTTTTACAGCTAACTTTCCTGTGGAAAAGAAAATCGGTATTTATCTGGGCATCCCGTTCTGCCCCAGCCGCTGTGTTTATTGCTCCTTCGCTTCACATCCGATCGGCAAGGTGCAAGCCCTGGTTCAGCCATTTTGTGATCAGCTCCTGCGGGAAGTGGAAGCAACGGTCGATGCTTTTCCGGAAATGCGTCAGCGCACCGACCAAATTTACATCGGTGGCGGTACACCCGCTTGCCTGAGCGGGGAGCAGGTGGAAACGCTGCTGGATTGCCTGCAGCGAAATTTCCCCCGGGCAACGGAAATCACTTTTGAAGGCGGCAGACCGGAATTGATGACCGAAGCGCTGCTGCGGCGCTTACAGGGACGGGTCAGCCGGATCTGTATCAATCCGCAGTCGCTGCAAACCAAGACACTGCAGCGCATTGGCCGTTTTCATACGGCGCATCAAGTGGAACAAGCACTGAATACGGCGCGCCGCTTAGGTTTTTCCTGGATCAATATGGATTTGATTGCCGGGTTGCCGGCGGAAAGCCGAGCGGAATTCGACGAGGGCCTGCAGCAGATCCTGCAGTGGCGTCCGGAAAATATTACCATTCATGCCTTAGCCCTGAAACGAGCCTCCCGTCTGCATCAGGATCAGGCAATGCTGCGGCAATTGGATCATCAGGTTACAGCCGGAATGATTGATGACTCGCAAAATCTGCTTGCCAGGCACGGTTATTTGGCGTATTATTTATACCGGCAGCGGGATATTCTGGCCGGTGCGGAGAATATCGGTTATACGCTGCCGGGGTTTGCCTCCCATTATAATATCCTGATGATTGCGGAACGCATGAATATCATCGGATTTGGAGTAGGCGCCGCTTCCAAATTTATGCTGCAGCAAGCAGGCGAGCGAAAGCCTTATCGTGTCGCCAATCCAAAAGATGTTTATATTTATTTACAGCGCGGGGAAGAGAATGCCGTCAAGAAATTCGCTTTCCTGGAAAAAATACTGAGAGGTGATCAGCTTGATGATTAA
- the hisS gene encoding histidine--tRNA ligase has translation MMINAPRGTMDILPKDSRVWRYVEGVFADVCDAFGYGELRLPIFEHSELYLRGVGETTDIVQKEMYTFSDRGLRSLTLRPEGTAGVVRAFLENKLQNEPLPAKLYYNGPMFRYERPEAGRFRQFSQLGIEAIGSHDPAMDAEIIALTMEFYRRLGIEKADLVINSVGCSKCRPLHRRALIDSLSSRRQELCTDCQNRLEKNPLRLFDCKNEHCQEILAAAPRITDYLCDDCRQHLETLQAYLQAYGLAYRIDTNLVRGLDYYTRTVFEVYYPDRSVLSSAIGAGGRYNGLVEELGGSALPGVGVALGVDRAIMVLQAAKTNPVVQPPLQVFFAAIGQAAHLLATELMAELRKNGIYCDQDYLNRGLKAQMKYADKLGAKNVAILGEEELSRGIFVLRDMATKEQTEMSKAELLTRFLAKQEK, from the coding sequence TTGATGATTAATGCCCCACGCGGAACCATGGATATTCTGCCGAAAGACAGTCGGGTTTGGCGCTATGTGGAAGGCGTTTTTGCCGATGTTTGCGATGCGTTTGGTTATGGAGAACTGCGCCTGCCAATTTTTGAACATAGTGAGCTCTATTTACGTGGTGTCGGTGAGACCACCGACATCGTCCAAAAAGAAATGTATACTTTCAGTGACCGCGGGTTACGCTCTCTCACCCTGCGCCCGGAAGGAACAGCCGGAGTGGTACGCGCTTTTTTGGAGAACAAGCTGCAAAATGAACCGCTGCCGGCGAAACTCTATTATAACGGACCGATGTTCCGTTATGAGCGACCGGAAGCAGGCCGTTTCCGACAATTCAGCCAACTGGGCATTGAAGCCATCGGCAGTCATGATCCGGCTATGGATGCCGAAATTATCGCGCTGACCATGGAATTTTATCGCCGCCTGGGGATTGAGAAGGCGGATTTGGTGATCAACAGTGTCGGTTGTAGCAAATGCCGGCCGCTCCATCGCCGGGCCTTAATTGACAGTCTCAGCAGCCGTCGGCAGGAACTCTGTACCGATTGTCAAAACCGTCTGGAGAAGAATCCGCTGCGGCTGTTCGACTGCAAAAATGAACATTGTCAGGAGATCCTGGCTGCCGCTCCCAGAATTACCGATTATTTGTGTGATGACTGCAGGCAGCATTTGGAAACGCTGCAAGCCTATCTGCAGGCGTACGGTCTCGCGTATCGCATTGATACCAATCTGGTACGTGGTTTGGATTATTATACGCGAACCGTCTTTGAAGTCTATTACCCGGACAGAAGCGTGCTCAGTTCTGCCATCGGAGCCGGCGGACGCTATAACGGCTTAGTGGAAGAATTGGGCGGCAGTGCTTTGCCGGGTGTGGGGGTTGCTTTGGGCGTCGATCGGGCGATCATGGTTCTGCAGGCCGCCAAAACAAATCCTGTAGTCCAGCCGCCTCTGCAGGTTTTTTTTGCCGCCATCGGTCAGGCGGCGCATCTGCTCGCCACCGAACTGATGGCCGAGCTGCGAAAGAATGGCATTTATTGCGATCAGGATTATCTCAACCGCGGCTTAAAAGCGCAAATGAAATATGCCGACAAGCTCGGCGCCAAAAACGTGGCCATCCTGGGAGAAGAGGAATTGAGTCGTGGGATCTTTGTCTTGCGTGATATGGCAACGAAAGAGCAGACGGAAATGAGCAAAGCAGAGCTGCTGACCCGCTTCCTGGCGAAACAGGAAAAATAG
- a CDS encoding bifunctional enoyl-CoA hydratase/phosphate acetyltransferase — MAFQTFDQLIRFALERQTQKTVAAVCPDDPATLQALFDCQQQGLLRVLFVGEQEKIRRLWLALGGKTAEIEIIDTADKTLAAERAVAEIRAGRADFLMKGNLETAVLLKAVVDKAKGLRSGQLISHLAFLQIPGYPKLIVLTDSGMVLKPDLSQKKAILLNAVLTLQSLGYPCPKVGILAAVEKVNPSMPETLDAAALTAMNRSGELPGCWVEGPISYDLLISREIAEKKGYSSPIVGDADIMLVSDMTSGNLLGKALTVSAHAEMAGLIVGASVPIALTSRGSHRTEKRNSLILAAICC; from the coding sequence GTGGCTTTTCAGACTTTTGATCAACTGATCCGCTTTGCCCTGGAAAGACAGACCCAAAAGACGGTCGCAGCGGTTTGTCCGGATGATCCGGCTACGCTGCAGGCGCTTTTTGACTGCCAACAGCAAGGGTTGCTGCGCGTACTTTTCGTTGGTGAGCAAGAGAAAATCCGCCGTCTTTGGCTTGCTCTGGGCGGAAAAACCGCCGAAATTGAGATCATCGACACCGCGGACAAAACGCTGGCGGCCGAGAGAGCGGTCGCGGAAATCCGGGCCGGCCGGGCTGATTTTCTGATGAAGGGAAATCTCGAGACTGCGGTTTTATTGAAAGCCGTTGTAGACAAAGCAAAAGGTTTGCGCAGCGGTCAACTGATTTCGCATCTGGCCTTTTTACAAATTCCGGGTTATCCTAAATTAATCGTTTTAACCGACAGCGGGATGGTGCTGAAACCGGATCTCAGCCAAAAAAAAGCCATCCTGCTCAATGCGGTGCTGACACTGCAGTCTTTGGGTTATCCCTGTCCCAAAGTGGGGATTTTAGCGGCGGTAGAAAAAGTCAATCCGTCCATGCCGGAAACGCTCGACGCGGCTGCCCTGACCGCCATGAACCGCAGCGGGGAACTGCCGGGCTGCTGGGTGGAGGGACCGATCTCCTATGATTTGCTGATCAGCCGGGAAATCGCCGAAAAAAAAGGCTACAGCAGCCCGATTGTAGGGGATGCGGATATTATGCTGGTCAGTGATATGACCAGCGGTAATCTGTTGGGCAAAGCGCTGACCGTTTCCGCTCACGCCGAAATGGCCGGTTTGATTGTGGGGGCAAGCGTGCCGATCGCCCTGACTTCCCGCGGCTCACACCGGACAGAAAAGCGAAACTCTCTGATTTTAGCGGCTATTTGCTGCTGA
- a CDS encoding MBL fold metallo-hydrolase, with protein MNIKRFRVGSLASNAYLVSNQQRQAFLVDAGGGAQEILAEISANRLSLLYLINTHGHYDHIADDAVIVAATGARLLIHQQDLPALQDAKLNLAGLLASQFTPVPNGEALMGGERIPFGETEIQVLHTPGHTPGGICLLLGEDVFSGDTLFAGSIGRSDLSGGDRAALMASLQYLLRLLPDQVVVHPGHNRETTIGEEKATNPWLKMAMSVK; from the coding sequence GTGAATATCAAACGTTTTCGGGTCGGATCGCTTGCTTCCAATGCCTATCTGGTATCCAATCAACAGCGGCAGGCTTTTCTGGTGGATGCCGGCGGCGGTGCCCAAGAAATCCTGGCTGAGATCAGCGCAAACCGGTTGTCCTTACTCTACCTGATTAATACGCACGGGCATTACGATCATATCGCGGATGATGCCGTCATTGTGGCGGCAACCGGAGCACGACTCCTGATCCACCAACAAGACCTGCCTGCTCTGCAGGATGCGAAGCTGAACCTGGCAGGCTTGCTGGCTTCTCAATTTACGCCTGTGCCGAACGGGGAAGCTTTGATGGGGGGAGAACGCATCCCCTTTGGTGAAACAGAGATCCAGGTACTGCATACACCAGGACACACACCCGGTGGTATTTGTCTTTTGCTCGGCGAAGATGTTTTTAGCGGTGATACGCTGTTTGCCGGTTCGATTGGACGCAGTGATCTGAGCGGCGGAGATCGCGCTGCTCTGATGGCTTCCCTTCAGTATCTTCTTCGTCTGCTGCCGGATCAGGTTGTGGTCCATCCCGGGCACAATCGGGAGACAACGATCGGAGAGGAAAAGGCAACGAATCCATGGCTAAAAATGGCGATGTCTGTCAAATGA
- the buk gene encoding butyrate kinase, giving the protein MQTILVLNPGSTSTKVALFQDKNKQYECNLQHAAAVLKQFPQINDQIELRKAAILAYLQEIGFNTKTLTAIAARGGVIGQLESGAYRIDAALVRASRLSPAPHASNLAPIIAYELAEQWQRPAYIYDPVCGCGIPEPLYTISGIKELPRLFLSHVLNSRAVCFEYADRAGLDILRSSFIVTHLGGGITSNLIRNGKILDLVADDEGSFSPERSGGVPCRALVKLCYSGRYTESEMQTLLKGKGGLVDYLGSNDFIEVEKRAYAEGDEQALLLIQALALQVAKGIGSLATVVNGAVDAILLTGGLAHSDRLCSLITQRIRFLAPVAVLAGSREMEALAFGVLRVLNGEEAAHTFPGK; this is encoded by the coding sequence ATGCAGACCATCTTAGTGCTCAATCCCGGTTCCACTTCCACCAAAGTGGCGTTGTTTCAGGATAAAAACAAACAGTATGAATGTAATTTGCAGCATGCAGCCGCTGTTTTAAAGCAATTTCCCCAGATTAACGATCAGATCGAACTGCGCAAAGCGGCAATCTTGGCTTATCTGCAGGAGATTGGTTTTAATACCAAAACTTTGACTGCGATCGCTGCCCGCGGCGGAGTCATCGGTCAATTGGAGAGCGGCGCTTATCGGATCGATGCCGCCCTGGTCCGGGCATCGCGTCTTTCCCCGGCGCCGCACGCCTCCAATTTGGCGCCGATCATCGCTTACGAATTAGCGGAACAATGGCAGCGGCCGGCTTATATCTATGATCCTGTCTGCGGCTGCGGTATACCGGAGCCGCTTTACACGATTTCCGGTATCAAAGAACTGCCCAGACTGTTCCTGTCCCACGTTTTGAACAGCAGAGCGGTTTGCTTTGAATATGCGGACCGGGCGGGACTGGATATCCTGCGCAGCAGCTTTATCGTGACCCATCTGGGCGGCGGCATCACCAGCAACCTGATTCGCAATGGTAAAATCCTGGATCTGGTGGCAGACGACGAAGGCAGCTTCTCGCCGGAACGTTCCGGCGGAGTACCCTGCCGCGCTTTGGTCAAACTATGTTATTCCGGCCGCTATACGGAAAGCGAAATGCAGACACTGCTGAAAGGCAAAGGCGGTTTGGTCGATTATCTCGGCAGCAATGATTTTATCGAAGTGGAAAAGAGAGCCTATGCCGAGGGAGATGAACAAGCTTTGCTGCTGATCCAGGCGCTGGCACTGCAGGTTGCCAAGGGTATCGGGTCGTTGGCGACCGTGGTCAACGGTGCCGTGGATGCGATCCTGCTGACGGGCGGCTTAGCGCATTCCGACAGGCTCTGCAGTCTGATCACACAGAGAATCCGCTTTTTGGCTCCCGTTGCCGTACTGGCCGGTTCACGTGAAATGGAAGCATTGGCTTTCGGTGTGCTGCGGGTTTTAAACGGGGAAGAAGCGGCACATACCTTTCCGGGAAAATGA
- a CDS encoding replication-associated recombination protein A, with the protein MDLFDLAAADDNRRSEPLASRMRPRTLDEIIGQEAIIGKGTQLRRAIEADRIGSIIFYGPPGSGKTTIARLIAHYTKAEFHSLSAVSAGVADVKKVIADAADLRKMYRKKTILFVDEIHRFNKAQQDALLSAVEEGIIGLIGATTANPFFDVNSALLSRARIYKLEPLTAASLESILRRAITDKERGLGELPLEIEAEAMRHLINSANGDARKALNGLELAALTTPPGENGKIQLTLEIIAEAMQSKALRYDKDGDQHYDIISAFIKSMRGSDPDAALFWLAAMLAAGESPRFIARRVVICASEDVGNADPMALLVATAAAQAVELIGLPEARINLAQAVSYVAAAAKSNASYKAYEAAAAAVEQADNIEVPPHLRDASYQGAISFGHGQGYQYAHDYPEHFVKQQYLPTALQGSSFYQPTENGQEAKIKERLRRLWRDRYDS; encoded by the coding sequence ATGGATCTGTTTGATTTGGCGGCTGCGGACGACAATCGGCGCAGCGAACCGCTTGCTTCGCGTATGCGGCCGCGGACTTTAGATGAAATCATCGGGCAGGAAGCAATCATCGGCAAAGGGACCCAACTGCGCCGCGCGATCGAGGCGGATCGCATCGGCTCGATTATCTTCTACGGACCGCCCGGCAGTGGCAAAACGACCATAGCCCGTCTGATTGCTCATTATACCAAGGCGGAATTTCATTCGCTCAGCGCAGTTTCTGCCGGAGTTGCCGATGTAAAAAAAGTAATCGCCGACGCTGCGGATTTGCGAAAAATGTATCGCAAAAAAACCATTCTCTTTGTTGATGAGATTCATCGCTTCAACAAAGCGCAGCAGGATGCTTTGCTCTCGGCGGTGGAAGAGGGGATCATTGGCCTGATCGGCGCTACCACAGCCAATCCTTTTTTTGATGTCAATTCGGCACTCCTGAGCCGGGCGAGAATTTATAAATTGGAGCCTCTGACTGCGGCAAGCCTGGAAAGTATTTTGCGCCGGGCGATCACTGACAAAGAACGCGGTCTGGGCGAATTGCCTCTGGAAATCGAAGCGGAAGCGATGCGGCATCTGATCAACAGCGCCAACGGCGATGCCCGCAAAGCGCTCAATGGGTTGGAGTTGGCAGCGCTGACGACACCGCCGGGCGAGAACGGCAAAATCCAACTGACCCTGGAAATCATTGCGGAAGCGATGCAGAGCAAAGCCTTGCGTTATGATAAGGACGGCGATCAGCATTATGATATCATTTCGGCTTTTATCAAATCGATGCGCGGCAGTGATCCGGATGCCGCCTTGTTTTGGCTGGCTGCCATGCTGGCAGCGGGGGAGAGCCCTCGGTTTATCGCCCGGCGCGTGGTAATCTGCGCCAGCGAAGATGTCGGCAACGCCGACCCCATGGCTTTGTTGGTAGCCACTGCCGCGGCGCAGGCGGTAGAATTGATCGGCCTGCCGGAAGCGCGCATTAATCTGGCGCAGGCGGTTTCTTATGTCGCAGCCGCTGCCAAAAGCAACGCTTCGTACAAAGCCTATGAAGCAGCCGCTGCCGCAGTCGAACAGGCGGATAACATTGAAGTACCGCCGCACCTGCGCGACGCCAGTTATCAGGGGGCAATTTCGTTCGGACATGGCCAAGGTTATCAGTATGCGCATGATTATCCGGAGCATTTTGTCAAACAACAATACTTACCGACAGCGCTGCAGGGGTCCAGTTTCTATCAGCCGACGGAAAACGGTCAGGAAGCCAAGATCAAAGAACGATTGCGGCGGCTTTGGAGAGATCGTTATGACTCTTGA
- a CDS encoding amidohydrolase — MLAIINANLYPISTSKMTGATMLVENGKIIAVGQNIAIPNDAERIDAATCTILPGWVDAHTHVGLWGEAEGHASYDGNESSSPITPQVRGLDAVNPAHHSFADARSIGTTTVQTGPGSGNILGGEMLTIKTAGNVIDQMVLRAPSGIKSALGENPKRFHGQVMKRMPSTRMGSAAMLREYLIKGREYMAKLKEGKADFDLGLENIAKVLRLELPLRVHAHRADDIVTATRIAAEFQIQISIEHCTEGHLIADYLAEKGFPACVGPTLAHRSKVETQNLSFTTPAILHAAGVKIALITDHPFVPIPFYNVVGALATANGLPEAAALRAMTLSPAEILGVQARVGSLEAGKDADFVIWSGHPFKTRSQVLATYIEGKRVYQKEDSFPA, encoded by the coding sequence ATGCTGGCTATCATCAATGCTAACTTATATCCGATTTCCACGAGTAAGATGACTGGCGCTACCATGCTGGTGGAGAACGGCAAAATCATCGCAGTCGGTCAGAATATTGCCATCCCAAATGACGCGGAACGGATCGATGCCGCCACTTGCACGATTCTGCCCGGCTGGGTCGATGCGCATACCCACGTCGGTCTCTGGGGGGAAGCCGAAGGTCATGCCAGTTACGACGGCAATGAGAGTTCTTCTCCCATCACACCGCAGGTGCGCGGGCTGGACGCCGTCAATCCGGCGCACCACAGTTTTGCCGACGCCAGAAGCATTGGCACTACGACCGTGCAAACCGGTCCCGGTTCCGGCAACATCCTGGGCGGTGAAATGCTGACCATCAAGACGGCCGGCAATGTGATCGATCAGATGGTATTAAGGGCTCCCAGCGGTATTAAATCGGCTTTGGGTGAAAATCCCAAACGCTTCCACGGTCAGGTCATGAAGCGGATGCCTTCCACCCGGATGGGTTCTGCCGCCATGCTGCGCGAGTATCTGATCAAAGGCCGCGAGTATATGGCGAAACTCAAAGAGGGCAAGGCGGATTTTGATTTGGGCTTAGAGAATATCGCGAAAGTTCTGCGCCTGGAATTGCCGCTGCGCGTGCATGCGCACCGTGCCGATGACATTGTTACCGCCACCCGCATTGCCGCCGAATTCCAGATTCAAATTTCCATCGAGCATTGCACAGAAGGTCACCTGATTGCCGATTATTTGGCGGAAAAAGGGTTTCCCGCCTGTGTGGGACCAACGCTTGCTCACCGCTCTAAAGTTGAAACACAAAACTTGAGTTTTACCACACCGGCTATCCTGCATGCAGCCGGCGTGAAAATTGCTTTGATCACCGATCATCCCTTTGTGCCGATTCCCTTCTATAATGTGGTAGGCGCTTTGGCAACCGCCAATGGTTTACCGGAAGCGGCCGCCCTGCGGGCGATGACCTTGTCGCCGGCGGAGATTCTCGGTGTGCAGGCGCGGGTTGGTTCCCTCGAAGCGGGAAAGGATGCCGATTTCGTCATTTGGTCCGGTCATCCATTTAAAACCCGCTCTCAGGTTCTGGCCACCTATATTGAAGGAAAGCGAGTCTATCAAAAAGAAGATTCGTTTCCTGCATAA
- the ltaE gene encoding low-specificity L-threonine aldolase, producing MKMLDFRSDTITKPSLAMRAAMAAAEVGDDVYGEDPTINKLEELAAEMTGFEAALFVTSGTQGNLLALLSHCRSGDEVILEEDSHIFVNEVGGMAALGGIQAKTLRGPLSAQGALDPAAVEAAIRADNIHYPVTTLVCLENTHNKGGGAASTPAQMQAVAKVAHAHGMHIHLDGARAFNAAVAQQITIKTLLQGLDSAQLCLSKGLGAPVGSVLVGERDFIRRARKWRKMVGGGMRQAGVIAAAGLYALQYNIPQLSVDHAHAALLADALDQVKGLQVVRPNIMTNLVVVNTEASGKKGTEWVAVMAGKGIKIGANGPYSIRFATHLDLSHADIKEAVERIDSIE from the coding sequence ATGAAGATGCTTGATTTCCGCAGTGATACGATCACCAAACCCAGTCTGGCGATGCGAGCCGCAATGGCTGCCGCCGAGGTGGGTGACGATGTGTATGGGGAAGACCCCACCATCAACAAATTGGAAGAACTGGCAGCTGAAATGACCGGGTTTGAAGCCGCTCTTTTTGTCACCAGCGGTACTCAGGGCAATTTATTGGCTTTGCTCAGTCATTGCCGTTCCGGCGACGAAGTCATTCTGGAAGAAGACAGTCATATTTTTGTTAACGAAGTGGGCGGCATGGCAGCCTTGGGCGGCATCCAGGCAAAAACGCTGCGCGGACCGCTTTCAGCACAGGGTGCGCTGGATCCGGCTGCTGTGGAGGCCGCCATCCGGGCGGATAATATCCATTATCCCGTAACAACCTTAGTTTGTTTGGAAAATACCCATAACAAAGGCGGCGGCGCCGCTTCTACCCCGGCTCAGATGCAGGCAGTGGCCAAGGTTGCCCACGCGCACGGTATGCATATTCATCTGGATGGCGCGCGCGCCTTCAATGCCGCCGTGGCGCAGCAGATCACGATTAAAACCCTTTTGCAGGGTTTGGATTCTGCTCAGCTCTGTTTGTCCAAAGGCTTAGGCGCTCCGGTCGGATCGGTGTTGGTGGGAGAGCGTGATTTCATCAGGCGAGCCAGGAAATGGCGTAAAATGGTCGGCGGCGGCATGCGTCAGGCCGGCGTGATTGCCGCGGCCGGTTTGTATGCTTTGCAGTATAATATTCCGCAGCTGAGTGTAGATCATGCCCATGCCGCTTTGCTGGCCGATGCACTGGATCAAGTCAAAGGGCTGCAAGTGGTCAGACCGAATATCATGACCAACCTGGTCGTGGTGAATACGGAAGCTTCCGGTAAAAAAGGTACGGAATGGGTGGCGGTGATGGCCGGGAAAGGCATTAAAATTGGCGCTAACGGCCCTTACAGCATCCGTTTTGCGACGCATCTGGATCTCTCTCATGCGGATATCAAAGAAGCCGTCGAGCGGATTGATAGCATTGAATAG
- the dtd gene encoding D-tyrosyl-tRNA(Tyr) deacylase, giving the protein MAEIGAGLLVFLGVGKEDDSADCRYLAEKIVHLRIFEDEQQKMNRSLRQTGGQILLVSQFTLFADTRKGRRPGFSDAAPPEQADLLYLETAACLRAEGIEVQTGRFQAHMQVTLCNDGPVTLLIDSKKQS; this is encoded by the coding sequence ATAGCAGAAATCGGAGCGGGACTGCTGGTTTTCTTGGGTGTCGGTAAAGAAGATGACAGCGCTGACTGCCGCTATTTGGCTGAAAAAATCGTCCATCTGCGCATTTTTGAAGATGAACAGCAAAAAATGAACCGATCTCTCAGGCAGACCGGCGGTCAAATCTTATTGGTCTCCCAATTCACGCTCTTTGCTGATACCAGAAAGGGCCGGCGGCCGGGATTCAGCGACGCAGCGCCGCCGGAGCAGGCAGATCTGCTTTATCTCGAGACAGCGGCTTGCCTGCGTGCCGAGGGAATTGAGGTGCAGACCGGTCGCTTTCAGGCGCATATGCAGGTGACTTTATGCAATGACGGTCCGGTTACCTTGCTGATTGACAGTAAAAAACAGAGTTGA
- a CDS encoding amidohydrolase, with the protein MLAFINAEIWTAAHGKLKNAKILLQDGKISAIGQDIVIPAAATVIDAEGKIITPGLIDTHSHVGVMEESIGWAGDDVNECSDPNTAQVRALDGINPYDQGFTDCLAGGVTTVQVGPGSGNVIGGEMVVLKTAGSVVDQMVIKQLSGMKAALGENPKNVYGGQKKMPSTRMGSAAVLRTALLEARNYLLKKETGKEQAFDMRKENLSKVLTREIPLRIHAHRADDIMTALRIGEEFQIEISLEHCTEGDKVAELIAARGIYAAVGPTMSAKSKVELKNMGYHTPVALAKAGVAFSIISDHPIIPEKYLHISAGLAVREGLDEEIAFQAITEIPAKMLGLSDRIGSLEVGKDADLVVWSEDPFELMAQVCYTVINGTIVWQGGE; encoded by the coding sequence ATGCTGGCATTTATCAATGCAGAAATCTGGACAGCGGCGCACGGAAAACTTAAAAACGCCAAAATCCTGCTGCAGGACGGGAAAATCAGTGCGATTGGTCAGGATATTGTCATTCCGGCGGCGGCAACCGTGATTGACGCAGAGGGGAAGATCATCACGCCCGGTTTGATTGATACGCACAGCCATGTTGGTGTGATGGAAGAATCAATCGGCTGGGCCGGTGACGATGTCAACGAGTGCAGCGATCCCAATACGGCGCAGGTCAGAGCCTTAGACGGAATCAATCCTTATGATCAGGGTTTTACAGATTGTCTGGCCGGCGGTGTCACGACGGTGCAGGTGGGACCTGGTTCCGGCAACGTCATCGGCGGCGAAATGGTGGTCTTAAAGACTGCCGGCAGCGTGGTGGATCAAATGGTGATCAAGCAATTATCCGGTATGAAGGCCGCTTTGGGTGAAAATCCCAAGAATGTTTATGGCGGTCAAAAAAAGATGCCTTCCACCCGCATGGGGTCCGCGGCGGTACTGCGTACGGCTTTGCTGGAGGCCAGGAATTATCTGCTGAAAAAGGAAACCGGTAAGGAACAGGCCTTCGATATGCGCAAGGAAAATCTGAGCAAGGTTTTAACGCGTGAAATTCCTTTGCGAATACATGCGCATCGAGCCGACGATATTATGACCGCCCTGCGCATCGGCGAGGAATTCCAAATTGAAATTTCTTTGGAACACTGCACAGAGGGAGATAAAGTGGCGGAACTGATTGCCGCCAGGGGGATTTATGCCGCAGTCGGTCCGACCATGAGCGCAAAATCAAAAGTCGAGTTAAAGAATATGGGTTATCACACGCCCGTGGCTTTGGCCAAAGCCGGCGTAGCTTTTTCCATCATTTCGGATCATCCGATTATCCCGGAAAAATATCTGCATATTTCCGCGGGACTGGCCGTTCGCGAAGGTTTGGATGAAGAAATTGCCTTCCAAGCCATCACCGAAATTCCGGCGAAAATGTTGGGTCTGTCCGATCGGATCGGGTCTCTGGAAGTCGGCAAAGATGCCGATTTGGTTGTCTGGAGCGAAGATCCCTTTGAGCTGATGGCGCAGGTCTGCTATACCGTGATTAACGGAACGATCGTCTGGCAGGGAGGGGAATAA